In the genome of bacterium, the window CGGGCGCCGACGTGCAGGAAATCCATCGTCTGAAGACCGGCGCCCTCATCCGGGCCAGCGTCCGGATCGGCGGCATTCTCGGCGGCGCCTCCCCGGACGCGCTCGACGCGCTGACCCGGTACGGCACCCACGTCGGGTTGGCGTTTCAAATCGTCGACGATATCCTCGACGTCGTCGGCGAAGAGGCGAAGCTCGGTAAAGGCACCGGGAGCGACGCCGCGCAGGCCAAGATCACATTCCCGTCCGTCTTCGGTCTGGCGGCCTCGCAGCAGCTCGCGCAGGACGCCACCACCCAGGCGATGCGCGCCTTGGAGCCGCTCGGCCCACGCGCCCGGTGGCTGCGCGATCTCTCGATCCACCTGCTCGCGCGGGACCGCTGAGCACCGGGCGGTCCGGCGAGCCTCGCGGATCCTATCGGGCGGGCGCGCGCCGGGCGGTTGCGAGTACGGCGGTGCCCACGATCAGCAGCACCGTCCCGACGACCGTCCAGAACCGCGACCCCGTCATGATGCTGCCCGGGATGATACGGATGCCCTGGAGAAACCAGACCAGGCCCGTGAGGAAAATCACCGCCCCGGCGATGAACCGTCCCCAGCTCACGTCCGCCGTCGCTCCTCTCCGCCCCCGGGCGTTCCAGGCACCGCGTCACGGTCTGTCCGAACACATAGGCTCACACCATTGTACCCGAACGGCGAGCTGCCTCGGTACCGCTCCCCCGGCACGATCGTACAAGACCCTCGCCGGCCGATCTGGTTTACTGACGGCGCTGCCAGCAACTGAGAAGCGAGCGTAGGTTGATGCCACCCCGGGAGGACGATCAGATGCACAACGAACAAGTCGCCGAGGCGTTTGCCGGACTCTCAACGCCCACGCTCGCCGACGCGTGCCTTCGACTGCAGGCACCCTTGCGGCTGGCGTGCCCCGCCATCCGTCCCCTGTTTCCCGAGAGCACACTGGCCGGCCGCGTTCTCCCGGCCCGGCACTACGGCAGCGTCGACATCTTCCTCGAGGCGATGGGCACGGCCGAACGGGGCGATGTGCTTGTGGTCGACAACGGCGACAGATCGGACGAGAGTTGCGTCGGCGACCTCATTGCGCTGGAGGCGCAGGCGTGCGGGCTTGCCGGCATTGTCATCTGGGGCGCCCACCGCGACACGGCCGATCTCATCCGGATCGGGCTTCCGATCTTCAGTTGCGGCACGTGCGCCGCAGGCCCGCGGCGCCTCGATCCGCGTGATCCCGAGGCGCTCACGTCGGCGCAGGCCGGCGAATGGACCGTCGGCAAGAGTGACTGGGTGTTCGCGGATGCCGACGGGGTCCTCTTCCTCGCCGGTGACCGGGTGCAAGAGGCGCTGCGCATCGCGCGGTCAATTTGGCAGACCGAGCGCGCGCAGGCGGAGGCCGTGCAGGCTGGAAGACTCCTGCGTCAACAGCTGCGGTTTGACGAGTATCTGAAGAGCCGCGCCGCCGACCCGTCCCTCAGCTTTCGCGAGCATTTGCGGAGCATCGGAGGCGCCATTGAAGTGTAGGTGTACTCGTTCCGTCTCGTTCGCAAAATCGCCGAACCGCGGAACAGACCTCAATCCCGCAGCCTGGACGGCCACGTAGCTGACCACCGCGCCCACCCGCGCTGCGAGTCCGTTTGAAAAGATAAGCACGAGGCCGTTGACGTCCTGGCGCACCATTGATGGTGCGCCGAATGCGTCGACGAGTACGTCGGGAGGTCCGCCGACGCCGATTGGGGCCGGCAAGAAGGAGAGACGGAACATCACCATCGGGCGCGCGTCGGGCGGCACTTGAAGATCCAGGCAGCCCCCCAGGAACTGCCCGCAGCGACGACGACCCTGCGGGCCACGAGCAGATCAATGGTGCACCCGTCGCATGCGCGAACCGTGCCGCCGCGGCGCGTGCCTCTCTAACCGGCATGCCGAGCGTGATTGGCCCAACGGAGTGTCCGGGACGATAGCCGTCTCGGCCGGCTGCCCGAGGGCCGGACGGACGATCGTCGCCGCCAAGACGAGCGCAGCAACGATACCCATCGCCTCGGTGCGCCGACCTAGGCCGGACGAGCGGTACGTCCGAACCGACAGATCGTGTCCCCGGCCCACACGTCTGAAATGGGTTCCGGTGCCGACGCTCGCGCTAGACATCGCGTCGACTCTGGTGCGTCGCTGCGGGCTCAAATCCATCGGCGCTCCCCCCAACGCGGAGTAACGCACCATCGCTCCGTTGAGACCTCAGTGACCGGCCTGTTCCGAGAGATTGAAGTAGCCGATTCGCGGCACCGCTGTTACTCCCGAGGCCTGAACGGCGAGGTACGTGACAATACCGCCTTCGGCATGCACAGATCCAACGCGGGCGGCGAGCCCATTGGGAAAGATGAGCGCCGCCTCGTCCGTCCCCTGACGCACGACCGAGGGAGTGCCGAACACGTCGATGAGCGCCGCGGCAGGACCGCCGACCCCGACGACGACTGGCAGGTCCCGCATCCCGTCGGACATCAGCATGGGAGGAGTGCCGCTCGGCAGTTGGAGATACAGGCAGGCACCCCAGGCACTGCCGGCGGCCACGACCACGCCGCGTGCCATGAGCAAATCGATCTCGCATCCCGTCTCGTGTTCGAAGCGGATGGCCGCCCGGCGCGCCAATCCCCCAAGCATGCCGAGCGCCACCGGCCCAAGTGAAGATCCCGGGACGATTGCCATGGTGATGACGCGGATTGGCGTCATCGCGGCACTCGCCGGAGCCGATGCGAGGTAGCCGATCGGTGGCACCGACGTCGACGCCGCCGCCTGGACGGCCAGGTACCTCACAAAGCCGCCGTTCGCGTGCACCCCCTCGACCT includes:
- a CDS encoding RraA family protein, with product MHNEQVAEAFAGLSTPTLADACLRLQAPLRLACPAIRPLFPESTLAGRVLPARHYGSVDIFLEAMGTAERGDVLVVDNGDRSDESCVGDLIALEAQACGLAGIVIWGAHRDTADLIRIGLPIFSCGTCAAGPRRLDPRDPEALTSAQAGEWTVGKSDWVFADADGVLFLAGDRVQEALRIARSIWQTERAQAEAVQAGRLLRQQLRFDEYLKSRAADPSLSFREHLRSIGGAIEV